ATGGTCTCTCTAAATCAGATTTTGTTGGAAAGCATGTAAGGGAGCTAGAAGAGCAGGGGATTTTTTACCCTTCAGCAAGTCTTCAAGTTATTGAAAGTAAACAGGCCTTAGAAATTGTTCAAAAAACAGATAAAAGTCGTTATCTTCATGTAAGAGCACGACCTATTTTTTATAAAAATGGAAAACTTAAAAGCGTCATTAGCTATTCAAGAGACTTAACAGATTTAATGGAGCTTTCTCATCAAGTTGATAAAATGGAGCAGCAAATTGAATTTTACAAGCGTGAGCTTGTTCAAACGCAGAGCGACATAACAGGAATTATTGTTCATAGCGATAAAATGAAAAAAGTGTTTCAGTTTATAGAACGAGTATCAGTAGTTGATACAACAATCCTTATTCTTGGTGAAACAGGAGTCGGAAAAAGCAGAATTGCTCGCCTTATGCATGATAGGAGTTCTCGTAAGACAAAACCTTACTATGAAGTGAATTGCGCAGCGCTGCCCGAGACGCTTATTGAAGCAGAGCTTTTTGGCTATGAAGGCGGTGCTTTTACAGGGGGGCTTAAGCAAGGAAAGAAAGGATTGATTGAGAAAGCGAACTGTGGCACGCTTTTTCTTGATGAAGTTGGAGAACTTTCTCTTTCAGCACAAAGCAAGTTGTTGCACGTATTACAAGAAAAGAAAGTGCGTCCAATTGGAGGAACAAAAGAAATAAAGCTTGATATAAGAATTGTTGCAGCAACAAATCAGTCTTTAGAAGAAATGGTGAAAAAGGGTACGTTTAGAAGAGACTTATATTACCGGCTGAATGTTATACCACTGTACATACCGCCTTTGAGAGAGAGAAGAGAAGAGATCATTCCACTTGTTCATCATTTTTTAACCGTTTTTAATGAGCGATATAATCGAAATGTGGAATTTTCTCCGAAAGTCTTTGAAGCTTTTTTGAAAGGAGAATGGCCCGGAAATATAAGAGAAATTGAAAATATGGTTGAGCGGCTTGTTGTGACAAGTGAACGTATTGTTACCATAAGAGATGTTCCATTTCTTCAACAAGAAACATATACGTCCGCGCATTTATCTCTTCACCAAAAATTAGAAGAGCTTGAATGCCGTCTTATCCAAGAGGCATATGAAGAATTTGGCTCCTCTTACAAAGTAGCTGAAGAACTTGGAATTAGCCAGTCTTCAGCGATAAGAAAGATTCAGAAGTACACAAGAGGGATAGAGTAGTTTTTGTAGAAAAAATTCTGAGCATTTCAATAAGTCAGACAAAGGAAAATATGCTAGAGTAAAAGATAGAATGAGAAGATAAAGAAGGGTGTGGAAAAACTAATGACTCAAGAGCGCTTATATATTGACGGAGAATGGATTACACTTCAAGAGAATATTGAAGTAAACAATCCAGCTACAAATGAAGTAATTGCGACTGTTCCAAACGGAGGAGAAAAAGAAGCAGAGAGAGCAGTTGCTGGAGCTTATGAAGCATTTTCAACTTGGAAAAACAAAACGGCTGTAGAACGCTCGTCACTTTTAATGAAATGGTATGAAGCCATCGCGGCTGAAGAAAAAGAAATAGGAAAACTGATGACAAGGGAACAGGGAAAACCGCTTAACGAAGCAATTGGAGAAGTGAAATATGCCAATAGTTTTTTAGCATGGTATGCAGAAGAAGGAAAACGAATTTACGGGGAAACAATCCCTGCTTCAGCACGAAATAAGCGTCTTTTTGTGCAAAAGCAGCCTGTTGGAGTTGTAGCAGTGATTACACCTTGGAATTTTCCAGCGGCTATGATTACTCGTAAGGTAGCACCAGCGCTTGCTGCTGGGTGTACAGTTGTAATCAAACCAGCCGAACAAACACCTTTAACTGCTTTTAAGCTTGCGAAACTTGCTGAAAAAGCAGGAATCCCAAAAGGAGTTATTAATGTTGTAACAGGAAATGCTGCTGAGATAGGAGAAACGTGGATGAAAGACAGCCGGGTTCGTAAAATTTCATTCACAGGATCTACAGAAGTTGGCAAACTGCTTATGCGTGGTGCAGCAGATACAGTAAAAAAAGTATCGCTTGAGCTTGGAGGACATGCTCCTTTTATTGTGACAAAGCATGCTAATATTGAAAAAGCTGTTGAAGGAGCAATTACTTCAAAATTTCGTAACGCAGGCCAAACATGCGTATGTACAAACCGTATTTATGTACATGAAGCAGTTGAAAAAGAGTTTACAGAAGCATTTGTTGCAGGGGTAGAAAAGCTGCGCGTTGGAAATGGATTAGAAGAGGGAGTAGAGATTGGCCCATTAATTGATGAAAAAGCAGTCAAAAAAGTCGCTTACCAAATTCAAGATGCAAAGGATAAAGGGGCAGCTCTTCTTTTAGGCGGAGATCAAAGTGCTGAACAGGGAGAAAACTTCATGCAACCAACCGTCATTAGTAATGTTGATGATAGTATGCTTTGTATGAGAGAAGAAACGTTTGGACCTCTTGCTCCTATTTCAACGTTTAAAACAAATGAAGAGGTCATACAGCGAGCTAACAACTCTCCATATGGGCTTGCTGCGTATGTGTTTTCTGAGCATATTT
The sequence above is a segment of the Priestia filamentosa genome. Coding sequences within it:
- a CDS encoding sigma-54 interaction domain-containing protein is translated as MTFHTHHHEQVAEELYDIFESSFDEIFVTDAHGTVIMVNSACEQYYGLSKSDFVGKHVRELEEQGIFYPSASLQVIESKQALEIVQKTDKSRYLHVRARPIFYKNGKLKSVISYSRDLTDLMELSHQVDKMEQQIEFYKRELVQTQSDITGIIVHSDKMKKVFQFIERVSVVDTTILILGETGVGKSRIARLMHDRSSRKTKPYYEVNCAALPETLIEAELFGYEGGAFTGGLKQGKKGLIEKANCGTLFLDEVGELSLSAQSKLLHVLQEKKVRPIGGTKEIKLDIRIVAATNQSLEEMVKKGTFRRDLYYRLNVIPLYIPPLRERREEIIPLVHHFLTVFNERYNRNVEFSPKVFEAFLKGEWPGNIREIENMVERLVVTSERIVTIRDVPFLQQETYTSAHLSLHQKLEELECRLIQEAYEEFGSSYKVAEELGISQSSAIRKIQKYTRGIE
- a CDS encoding NAD-dependent succinate-semialdehyde dehydrogenase; amino-acid sequence: MTQERLYIDGEWITLQENIEVNNPATNEVIATVPNGGEKEAERAVAGAYEAFSTWKNKTAVERSSLLMKWYEAIAAEEKEIGKLMTREQGKPLNEAIGEVKYANSFLAWYAEEGKRIYGETIPASARNKRLFVQKQPVGVVAVITPWNFPAAMITRKVAPALAAGCTVVIKPAEQTPLTAFKLAKLAEKAGIPKGVINVVTGNAAEIGETWMKDSRVRKISFTGSTEVGKLLMRGAADTVKKVSLELGGHAPFIVTKHANIEKAVEGAITSKFRNAGQTCVCTNRIYVHEAVEKEFTEAFVAGVEKLRVGNGLEEGVEIGPLIDEKAVKKVAYQIQDAKDKGAALLLGGDQSAEQGENFMQPTVISNVDDSMLCMREETFGPLAPISTFKTNEEVIQRANNSPYGLAAYVFSEHISEAISIAENLEYGIVGLNDGLPSTAQAPFGGFKESGLGREGGHHGLDEFLEIKYISLGL